In Nocardia asteroides, the following proteins share a genomic window:
- a CDS encoding VOC family protein produces the protein MRIGVTSIFVDDQDKAEKFYTDVLGFQVKDRVSLGEHDWLTVVSPADVDGTQLLLEPDQNPIAQNYKTALTADGIPCMIFTVDDLYAEYRRLTDRGVLFTQPPQPMGEVTTAVFDDTCGNLIQLMGAPATA, from the coding sequence ATCCGCATCGGTGTGACCAGCATCTTCGTCGACGACCAGGACAAGGCCGAGAAGTTCTACACCGACGTGCTCGGGTTCCAGGTCAAGGACCGGGTCTCGCTCGGCGAACACGACTGGCTGACCGTGGTCTCGCCCGCCGACGTCGACGGCACCCAGCTGCTGCTCGAACCCGACCAGAACCCCATCGCGCAGAACTACAAGACCGCGCTCACCGCCGACGGCATCCCGTGCATGATCTTCACCGTCGACGATCTCTACGCCGAATACCGCCGGCTGACGGACCGCGGCGTGCTGTTCACCCAGCCGCCGCAGCCGATGGGCGAGGTGACCACCGCCGTCTTCGACGACACCTGCGGCAACCTCATCCAGCTGATGGGCGCCCCCGCTACCGCGTGA
- a CDS encoding ArsR/SmtB family transcription factor has protein sequence MTDIFTALADSTRRALLDELAERDGQTLFELCAKLVTRHGISSSRQAITQHLGMLEAAGLVTTRRQGRYKFHHADFTPLRAVSERWPIPQEDA, from the coding sequence GTGACCGACATCTTCACCGCGCTGGCGGATTCGACACGGCGCGCGCTCCTGGACGAATTGGCCGAGCGCGACGGGCAGACTCTGTTCGAGCTGTGCGCCAAGCTCGTCACCAGGCACGGGATCAGTTCCTCGCGGCAGGCGATCACCCAGCATCTGGGCATGCTCGAGGCCGCCGGGCTGGTCACCACCCGTCGTCAGGGCCGCTACAAGTTCCATCACGCCGACTTCACGCCACTGCGCGCGGTGTCGGAGCGATGGCCGATCCCCCAGGAGGACGCATGA
- a CDS encoding LysR family transcriptional regulator, with translation MRHRTADGSMDLVQLRTFLAVHRTGSLTAGAAQVGLSQPTVTTQVQALERHLGTPLFERLPRGVAPTAAGHELAARVSGPLDALEAVIGGPGPDRPVPPEPPVLLGGPAEQLAVQVLPALAPLVADGVRLVVRTGLTDELLAGLRSGTMDLVIATARPRGRTVLAEPLADEEFVLVAAPAVAERIDSGLLAADGPGALRGLAIVSYAADLPILRRYWRHVFETRLETAPALIVPDLRAVLAAVAAGAGISVLPRYLCARELAEGILVPLLDPADPPINTGFLARRVGAPPRPHVDLVRARLLAAARTWRAG, from the coding sequence ATGAGACATAGGACAGCCGATGGCTCGATGGATCTGGTGCAGTTGCGCACCTTCCTGGCGGTCCATCGCACCGGATCGCTCACCGCGGGCGCCGCCCAGGTGGGGCTGTCCCAGCCCACGGTCACCACCCAGGTCCAGGCCCTCGAACGGCATCTGGGCACGCCGCTGTTCGAGCGGCTGCCGCGGGGCGTGGCACCCACGGCCGCCGGACACGAGCTCGCGGCCAGGGTGAGCGGGCCGCTCGACGCGCTCGAAGCGGTGATCGGCGGTCCCGGCCCGGACCGGCCGGTCCCGCCCGAACCGCCGGTGCTGCTGGGCGGGCCCGCCGAGCAACTCGCCGTGCAGGTGCTGCCCGCGCTCGCGCCGCTGGTCGCCGACGGGGTCCGGCTCGTCGTCCGGACCGGGCTCACCGACGAACTGCTGGCCGGATTACGTTCGGGGACAATGGATCTGGTCATCGCCACGGCGCGCCCGCGCGGGCGGACGGTGCTGGCCGAGCCGCTGGCCGACGAGGAGTTCGTGCTCGTGGCCGCGCCCGCCGTGGCAGAACGCATCGACTCGGGGCTGCTGGCCGCCGACGGGCCCGGCGCGCTGCGCGGGCTCGCGATCGTGAGCTATGCCGCGGATCTGCCGATCCTGCGCCGCTATTGGCGGCACGTGTTCGAGACCCGCCTGGAGACCGCGCCCGCGCTGATCGTGCCGGACCTGCGCGCGGTCCTGGCCGCCGTGGCCGCCGGGGCCGGGATCAGTGTGCTGCCGCGCTACCTGTGCGCCCGCGAACTCGCCGAGGGCATCCTCGTGCCGCTGCTCGATCCGGCCGACCCGCCCATCAACACCGGCTTCCTGGCCCGCCGCGTGGGCGCGCCGCCGCGCCCGCACGTGGACCTGGTCCGCGCCCGGCTGCTCGCGGCGGCTCGCACCTGGCGCGCCGGATAG
- a CDS encoding type 1 glutamine amidotransferase domain-containing protein: protein MAHILFVLTGADHWTLADGTRHPTGFWAEEFAAPYEAFTGAGHTVTVATPGGVVPPVDRASLAADANGGAERAAAIARVLDDAAPLRQPIALTEVDLADYDAVFYPGGHGPMEDLAVDQISGKLLVDALASGKPLGVVCHAPAALLATVDAAGSSPFAGYRIAAFSNAEETQAGFADKAKWLLQDQLVALGADYREGEPWAPHIEVDRTLYTGQNPASSAVLATEMLGAL from the coding sequence ATGGCACACATCCTGTTCGTCCTGACCGGCGCCGATCACTGGACCCTGGCGGACGGCACCCGGCACCCCACCGGGTTCTGGGCCGAGGAGTTCGCCGCGCCGTACGAGGCGTTCACCGGCGCCGGGCACACCGTCACCGTGGCGACCCCGGGCGGTGTCGTCCCGCCGGTCGACCGGGCCAGCCTGGCCGCCGACGCCAACGGCGGCGCCGAGCGCGCGGCCGCGATCGCGCGCGTCCTGGACGACGCCGCCCCGCTGCGGCAGCCGATCGCGCTCACCGAGGTCGACCTCGCCGATTACGACGCCGTCTTCTACCCCGGCGGCCACGGCCCGATGGAGGACCTGGCCGTGGACCAGATCTCGGGCAAGCTCCTCGTCGACGCACTGGCCTCCGGCAAGCCGCTCGGTGTGGTGTGCCACGCGCCCGCCGCGCTGCTGGCCACCGTCGACGCCGCGGGCTCCTCGCCGTTCGCGGGCTACCGAATCGCCGCGTTCAGCAATGCCGAGGAGACGCAGGCCGGCTTCGCCGACAAGGCGAAGTGGCTGCTGCAGGACCAGCTGGTCGCGCTCGGCGCCGACTACCGCGAGGGTGAGCCGTGGGCGCCGCACATCGAGGTCGACCGCACTCTCTACACCGGGCAGAACCCGGCCTCCTCGGCGGTGCTCGCCACGGAGATGCTCGGCGCGCTCTGA
- a CDS encoding SGNH/GDSL hydrolase family protein has product MKPRRSTKHLLRTLATSAALVALPLAPAHAEPTAPGGATYVALGDSGAATTGAANLDLSAPLRCVRSTTNAPKLVAARLGLALDDRTCSSAKIPDLTAAQMPGVGPQFDALGTATQIVTLHIGANDADMTRFILGQCHAGAVTGGCAAKADPEWDSEIDAIAPAYAAALVEIARRAPHATVFVDGWPTYLGDSSCAAMLGLLPADATYIQAKFARLNAVVAREATAHGAIYVDTVDASPALGMCADPAVRWFDPLVADQTLLPYHPTLAGQRGVAELLVAAIDASGALSR; this is encoded by the coding sequence GTGAAACCCCGCCGTTCGACGAAGCACCTCCTGCGGACCCTCGCCACGAGCGCCGCGCTCGTCGCCCTGCCCCTGGCGCCCGCCCATGCCGAGCCCACCGCCCCGGGCGGCGCGACCTATGTGGCGCTCGGCGATTCCGGCGCCGCCACCACCGGCGCCGCGAACCTCGACCTGTCGGCGCCGCTGCGCTGCGTGCGCTCGACGACCAACGCGCCCAAGCTCGTCGCCGCACGGCTGGGCCTCGCCTTGGACGACCGGACCTGCAGCTCCGCGAAGATCCCCGACCTCACTGCCGCCCAGATGCCCGGTGTCGGACCACAATTCGACGCGCTGGGTACCGCGACGCAGATCGTCACCCTGCACATCGGCGCCAACGACGCCGACATGACCCGGTTCATCCTGGGCCAGTGCCACGCGGGCGCGGTCACCGGTGGGTGCGCGGCGAAGGCGGATCCGGAGTGGGACAGCGAAATCGACGCGATCGCCCCCGCCTACGCGGCAGCGCTGGTCGAGATCGCCCGCCGCGCACCACACGCCACGGTGTTCGTCGACGGCTGGCCCACCTACCTGGGCGACAGCAGCTGCGCGGCGATGCTGGGACTGCTCCCGGCTGACGCCACCTACATCCAGGCCAAGTTCGCGCGGCTCAATGCCGTTGTCGCGCGGGAGGCCACCGCGCACGGCGCGATCTATGTCGACACCGTCGACGCCTCCCCCGCGCTCGGCATGTGCGCCGACCCCGCCGTGCGCTGGTTCGACCCGCTGGTCGCCGACCAGACCCTGCTCCCCTATCACCCCACCCTGGCCGGTCAGCGCGGCGTGGCCGAGCTCCTGGTGGCCGCCATCGATGCGAGCGGCGCGCTCAGCCGGTGA
- a CDS encoding HD domain-containing protein, with translation MTLSSLDLLDRWTALAGPDSAQLGAGIIARYAEPHRHYHTLAHLRAMLDAIDELADSAADIVAVRYAAFFHDAIYAVDRADNEERSADLARDVLESLGAAPEVVAEVVRLVLLTRGHDSEAGDANGAVLCDADLVVLGSDPETYAGYATAVRTEYAHVPDDLFRAGRAAVLRTLANQPVLYRTPAARARYEERARANLAEELAQLTG, from the coding sequence ATGACGCTGTCGTCACTGGATCTGCTCGACCGCTGGACCGCTCTGGCCGGCCCGGACTCCGCCCAGCTCGGAGCCGGGATCATCGCCCGCTACGCCGAACCGCACCGCCACTATCACACGCTCGCGCACCTGCGCGCGATGCTCGACGCCATCGACGAATTGGCCGACAGCGCCGCCGATATCGTCGCGGTGCGCTACGCCGCCTTCTTCCACGACGCCATCTACGCCGTGGACCGGGCCGACAACGAGGAGCGCAGCGCCGACCTGGCCCGTGACGTCCTCGAATCCCTCGGCGCCGCGCCGGAGGTCGTGGCCGAGGTGGTGCGGCTGGTGCTGCTCACCAGGGGCCACGACTCCGAGGCGGGTGACGCCAACGGCGCGGTGCTGTGCGACGCCGACCTGGTGGTGCTCGGCAGCGATCCGGAGACCTACGCCGGCTACGCCACCGCCGTGCGCACCGAATACGCCCACGTGCCCGACGACCTGTTCCGCGCGGGCCGGGCCGCGGTGCTGCGCACCCTCGCGAATCAGCCGGTGCTGTACCGGACTCCGGCGGCGCGGGCCCGCTACGAGGAGCGGGCGCGGGCGAACCTGGCGGAGGAGCTGGCCCAGCTCACCGGCTGA
- a CDS encoding PPOX class F420-dependent oxidoreductase: MPTSVGGLGFPDNLFRCDGMHPPCPALSGNVTDTAVLSDDLKSYLDEEKVYATVATLGANGHPHLTVVWIKREGDELLFSTTVDRQQAKNLVRDPRVTVMVNPPDRPFLYAEIRGTATTTPDPERALPDEMSLKYTGKPYREFNPASVHDGERVVVRVTPHRVAGRL, encoded by the coding sequence ATGCCCACCAGTGTCGGCGGACTCGGCTTCCCCGACAACCTTTTTCGCTGTGACGGAATGCACCCGCCCTGCCCCGCGTTGTCCGGGAACGTGACCGATACCGCCGTACTCTCCGACGACCTGAAGTCCTACCTCGACGAGGAGAAGGTCTACGCGACCGTCGCCACGCTCGGGGCCAACGGGCATCCGCACCTGACCGTGGTCTGGATCAAACGCGAAGGCGACGAGCTGCTGTTCTCCACCACCGTCGACCGGCAGCAGGCCAAGAACCTGGTGCGCGATCCGCGCGTCACGGTGATGGTGAACCCACCCGACCGGCCCTTCCTCTACGCCGAGATCCGCGGCACCGCCACCACCACCCCGGATCCGGAGCGGGCGCTGCCCGACGAGATGTCGCTGAAGTACACCGGCAAGCCGTATCGCGAGTTCAATCCGGCCTCGGTGCACGACGGGGAGCGCGTCGTGGTCCGGGTCACCCCGCACCGGGTCGCTGGACGGCTCTGA
- a CDS encoding MFS transporter, which translates to MQYPVTKRAFGLAILVLSGLQLMVVLDGTVVIFALPRLQEEMGLSSSGSAWTVTSYGLTFAGLMLLGGRLGDAFGRKRMLIYGVGLFTAASLACGLATGEAMLLISRAFQGAGAAIAAPTAFALVATTFAPGPARNQAIAIVGSMAGIGSVGGLVVGGALTEFSWRWIFLINVPIGALIVLGAVYKLTDTAHHRTPLDIKGAILGTLACATIVFGATEGPAMGWDSPIILGSLIGGFALLVIFVLAERRESDPLLPWSLFDSRDRVATFALIFLAGAVLGAMTFFVAQLLQNVLGYSPLQAGVASIPFTIGIGVGGAVASKAALVIAPRWLLSAAAVVLACGLLFGSTLDRHVQYLPTLLALLLVIGFGVGVAMVLAPLCVLVGVPPSNIGPLSAVGQMFMNLATPIAIGLLSPIAASRTLSLGGRDGRAADMTDAEIDALNSGYTLVLLVCAGLAVLAALVALTLRFTPQQLVQAQHAQDEAQRS; encoded by the coding sequence ATGCAGTATCCGGTGACGAAGCGGGCCTTCGGCCTGGCCATCCTCGTACTGAGCGGCCTGCAGCTCATGGTCGTGCTCGACGGCACCGTCGTGATCTTCGCGCTGCCGCGGCTGCAGGAGGAGATGGGGCTGTCCAGTTCGGGCAGCGCGTGGACGGTGACCTCCTACGGTCTGACCTTCGCCGGGCTGATGCTGCTCGGCGGCAGGCTCGGTGACGCGTTCGGCCGCAAACGCATGCTGATCTACGGTGTCGGCCTGTTCACCGCGGCCTCGCTGGCCTGTGGCCTGGCCACCGGCGAGGCGATGCTGCTGATCTCGCGCGCCTTCCAGGGCGCGGGCGCCGCGATCGCGGCCCCGACCGCGTTCGCGCTGGTCGCCACCACCTTCGCGCCCGGACCCGCCCGCAACCAGGCGATCGCGATCGTCGGGTCGATGGCGGGGATCGGCTCGGTCGGCGGCTTGGTGGTCGGCGGTGCGCTCACCGAGTTCTCCTGGCGCTGGATCTTCCTGATCAACGTGCCCATCGGCGCGCTGATCGTGCTCGGCGCGGTCTACAAGCTCACCGACACCGCGCACCACCGCACCCCGCTCGACATCAAGGGCGCCATTCTCGGCACCCTGGCCTGCGCGACGATCGTGTTCGGCGCCACCGAGGGGCCCGCGATGGGCTGGGACAGCCCGATCATCCTCGGCTCGCTGATCGGCGGGTTCGCGCTGCTGGTGATCTTCGTGCTGGCCGAACGCCGCGAGTCCGATCCGCTGCTGCCGTGGTCGCTGTTCGACAGCCGCGATCGCGTGGCCACCTTCGCGCTGATCTTCCTGGCCGGGGCGGTGCTGGGCGCGATGACGTTCTTCGTCGCCCAGCTGCTGCAGAACGTGCTCGGCTACAGCCCGCTGCAGGCCGGCGTCGCCTCGATCCCGTTTACCATCGGCATCGGCGTCGGCGGCGCGGTGGCCTCCAAGGCGGCGCTGGTGATCGCGCCGCGCTGGCTGCTGTCGGCGGCCGCGGTCGTGCTCGCCTGCGGTCTGCTGTTCGGCTCCACGCTGGACCGGCACGTGCAGTACCTGCCGACGCTGCTGGCGCTGCTGCTGGTGATCGGCTTCGGTGTCGGCGTCGCCATGGTGCTGGCCCCGCTGTGTGTGCTGGTCGGGGTGCCGCCGTCGAACATCGGACCGCTCTCGGCGGTCGGGCAGATGTTCATGAACCTGGCTACCCCGATCGCGATCGGCCTGCTGAGCCCGATCGCGGCCTCGCGCACGTTGTCCCTGGGCGGGCGCGACGGCCGCGCCGCCGACATGACCGACGCGGAGATCGACGCCCTCAACAGCGGCTACACCCTGGTGCTGCTGGTGTGCGCGGGGCTCGCGGTGCTCGCCGCACTGGTCGCGCTCACCCTGCGATTCACCCCGCAGCAGCTGGTGCAGGCCCAGCACGCGCAGGACGAGGCCCAGCGGAGCTGA